The genomic window GGCGGAGGCCGTCGCCGAGCGGCTCCAGGCGATGCTGCGCGACTGAGCCCGCCCCGCGGCATCCGTCACGGTTCGATCGCGATGCCGAACTCGCGCTCGCGGTGCGCGAGCAGCGGCACGGCGCCGTGCAGTGCCAGCCGGGCGAAGTGCTCGGATGCCGCGTGCGCCTGGAACGAGGCCTCGTCGACGTAGGCCTCGAAGAGCCGGAACGTGCCGGGGGCGTCGATCGACTCCGCGGCCCGGTACGACAGGTTGCCGGGCTCGGCGCGGCTCGCGGCGACCAGCTCGCGGAGCAGCTCGCGCACCGTGGCGGCCTCGCCGTCACGTGCGACCCAGCGGACGGTGCAGACGTAGGTCATGGGTCCTCCTCGTGGTGTGCGGATCGGCCCGCCGCGACCCGGCGGGTCGCGGCGGGGCCGGGGCCGGGTCAGGCCGAGAGCAGCGCGACGATCTCGCGGCCGACTCGGGTGGCGGACTGCGGGTTCTGCCCGGTGACCAGGCGCTCGTCGACGACGACCTGCTCGGTGAAGTCCGCGCCGGGCACGTGGGTCGCGCCCTTGGCCTCGAGCGCGTCGGCGAGCAGGAACGGCACGACGTCGGTCAGCTCGACCGCCGCCTCCTCGGCGTTCGTGAACGCCGCGACGCGCTTGCCGGACACGAGCGGGGTGCCGTCGGCGAGCGTGATGCCGACGAGGGCGGACGGACCATGGCACACGGCCGAGACCACGCCGCCGCGCTCGTACACGGTGCGGCCGACCGCATCGACGGCGGGGTCGCCCGGGAAGTCCCACATGGTGCCGTGGCCGCCCACGAACAGCACCGCGTCGTAGGCCGACGCGTCGACGTCGGCGAGCTTCGGGGTGTCGGCGAGCTGCGCGGCGATCGACGGATCGGCGAAGAACGCGTTCTGGACCTCGTCGGATTCGTCGCGGCCGTCCTGCGGCGGCACGCCGCCGGCGATCG from Agromyces aurantiacus includes these protein-coding regions:
- a CDS encoding type 1 glutamine amidotransferase domain-containing protein translates to MTEKRVLLVLTSNDDLGGIRKTGYYVGEAAHPWREFTEAGFRVDVASIAGGVPPQDGRDESDEVQNAFFADPSIAAQLADTPKLADVDASAYDAVLFVGGHGTMWDFPGDPAVDAVGRTVYERGGVVSAVCHGPSALVGITLADGTPLVSGKRVAAFTNAEEAAVELTDVVPFLLADALEAKGATHVPGADFTEQVVVDERLVTGQNPQSATRVGREIVALLSA
- a CDS encoding putative quinol monooxygenase encodes the protein MTYVCTVRWVARDGEAATVRELLRELVAASRAEPGNLSYRAAESIDAPGTFRLFEAYVDEASFQAHAASEHFARLALHGAVPLLAHREREFGIAIEP